One Streptosporangium sp. NBC_01495 DNA window includes the following coding sequences:
- a CDS encoding SDR family NAD(P)-dependent oxidoreductase has product MAGTGVVVTGGASGIGRACALALAEAGRPVAIWDLDEAGAKETASFAAMNGVAAIAVPVDVTDSPAFPAAIAASRDVLTSIGGLVHAAGIAAPMAIGDLTEASWDAVLNVNLRAHAMLVKALLEDLRRQEGSAIVGISSIEGLVGQAFIPAYCSSKAGMLGLTRSMAHELAPIRVNAVCPGYVDTPMLTAATGGDPRYLESFTQRSLFHRLGRPAEVAAAVRFLLSDEASFITGTHLVVDGGATAVDR; this is encoded by the coding sequence ATGGCCGGCACCGGAGTCGTCGTCACCGGCGGGGCGTCGGGGATCGGGCGGGCCTGCGCGCTGGCGCTCGCCGAGGCGGGGCGCCCGGTCGCGATCTGGGACCTGGACGAGGCGGGCGCCAAGGAGACCGCGTCGTTCGCCGCCATGAACGGCGTCGCCGCGATCGCCGTCCCCGTCGACGTCACCGACTCCCCGGCCTTTCCCGCCGCGATCGCCGCCAGCCGCGACGTCCTCACCTCGATCGGCGGCCTCGTGCACGCGGCCGGGATCGCGGCCCCCATGGCCATCGGCGACCTGACCGAGGCGTCGTGGGACGCGGTGCTCAACGTCAACCTGCGCGCCCACGCCATGCTGGTCAAGGCCCTGCTGGAGGACCTGCGCCGCCAGGAGGGCTCCGCGATCGTCGGCATCTCCTCGATCGAGGGCCTGGTCGGGCAGGCCTTCATCCCCGCCTACTGCTCGTCCAAGGCGGGCATGCTCGGCCTGACCCGCTCCATGGCCCACGAGCTGGCGCCGATCCGGGTCAACGCCGTCTGCCCCGGCTACGTCGACACCCCGATGCTCACCGCCGCCACGGGCGGCGACCCGCGCTATCTGGAGTCCTTCACCCAGAGGTCGCTCTTTCACCGCCTCGGCCGCCCCGCCGAGGTCGCGGCGGCCGTACGGTTCCTGCTGAGCGACGAGGCGTCCTTCATCACCGGCACCCACCTGGTCGTCGACGGCGGCGCCACGGCCGTCGACCGCTGA
- a CDS encoding DUF885 family protein, producing MTELDGRLRAVCDLTVSGVREMAGRHEYDGLIQDLSPEGVRAGLAALGRGPLPGDPYDAAHLQIFEEATRVQLGELELHRRNPLEHLGNLDLATYDREYAPEAERNAAKLAHLARWPEAVDNAIAALDLLSAPVATALLGPVRGLASGVPRDAEESVREAAFRAHARLVEHVEKAAHGGDPDASLGAEGLARLMGAGDGLPVDLGRLAERADAERDRLMARLAESCAALGFAGRPPLEVARELVRQHPGPDGVIEAARIGTERAIAFTREKDLVPYHDGVCLVGIAPESRRWGMAMMSWSAPGEPDSPSWYHVTPPDPSWPERDVEEWLEVFSETTLPAINVHEVAPGHFSHGRALRHARSDVRRTLMSLAFAEGWAHYAEELCVEEGFAPDDPRFEIGVWLEALIRVTRLACAIGVHSGAMTVEEGARRFAADTHIAGPAALSEAARATFDPTYGRYTWGKLEILALRDRARAEWGAGFGLNRFHTAMLDLGSPPLGLLGHALAGT from the coding sequence ATGACCGAACTCGACGGCCGCCTTCGCGCGGTGTGCGACCTCACCGTCTCCGGCGTCCGGGAAATGGCCGGGCGGCACGAGTACGACGGCCTGATCCAGGACCTGTCACCGGAGGGGGTGCGCGCCGGGCTGGCCGCGCTGGGCCGGGGACCGCTGCCCGGCGACCCGTACGACGCGGCGCACCTGCAGATCTTCGAGGAGGCCACGCGGGTGCAGCTCGGCGAGCTGGAGCTGCACCGCCGCAACCCCCTGGAGCACCTGGGCAACCTCGACCTGGCCACCTACGACCGCGAGTACGCCCCCGAGGCCGAGCGGAACGCCGCCAAGCTCGCGCACCTGGCCCGCTGGCCCGAGGCGGTGGACAACGCGATCGCCGCGCTCGACCTGCTCAGTGCCCCCGTCGCGACCGCCCTGCTCGGGCCGGTGCGCGGCCTGGCCTCCGGGGTGCCCCGGGACGCCGAGGAGAGCGTGCGGGAGGCGGCGTTCAGGGCCCACGCCCGGCTGGTGGAGCACGTGGAGAAGGCCGCGCACGGCGGCGACCCGGACGCCTCCCTCGGCGCCGAGGGTCTCGCCAGGCTCATGGGCGCCGGTGACGGCCTCCCGGTCGACCTGGGACGGCTCGCCGAACGCGCCGACGCCGAGCGCGACCGCCTGATGGCCCGGCTGGCGGAGTCGTGCGCCGCGCTGGGATTCGCCGGACGGCCGCCGCTGGAGGTCGCGCGCGAGCTCGTCAGGCAGCACCCCGGCCCCGACGGCGTGATCGAGGCGGCCAGGATCGGCACCGAGAGGGCGATCGCCTTCACCAGGGAGAAGGACCTGGTGCCCTACCACGACGGGGTGTGCCTGGTCGGCATCGCGCCCGAGTCGCGCCGGTGGGGCATGGCCATGATGAGCTGGTCGGCGCCAGGCGAGCCCGACAGCCCCTCCTGGTACCACGTCACCCCGCCCGACCCCTCGTGGCCCGAGCGCGACGTCGAGGAGTGGCTGGAGGTCTTCAGCGAGACCACGCTCCCCGCGATCAACGTGCACGAGGTCGCCCCCGGCCACTTCTCCCACGGCCGCGCCCTGCGCCACGCCCGCTCCGACGTGCGGCGGACGCTGATGTCACTCGCCTTCGCGGAGGGCTGGGCCCACTACGCGGAGGAGCTCTGCGTCGAGGAGGGCTTCGCCCCCGACGACCCGCGCTTCGAGATCGGCGTGTGGCTGGAGGCGCTCATCAGGGTGACCCGGCTGGCCTGCGCGATCGGTGTGCACTCCGGCGCGATGACCGTCGAGGAGGGCGCCCGCCGCTTCGCCGCCGACACCCACATCGCCGGTCCCGCGGCCCTGTCGGAGGCGGCGCGGGCCACCTTCGACCCCACCTACGGCCGCTACACCTGGGGCAAACTGGAGATCCTCGCCCTCCGCGACCGCGCCAGAGCCGAATGGGGCGCGGGCTTCGGCCTCAACCGCTTCCACACCGCCATGCTCGACCTCGGCTCCCCGCCCCTCGGCCTGCTCGGCCACGCCCTCGCCGGTACGTGA
- a CDS encoding NAD(P)H-binding protein yields the protein MIFMTGATGALGRLVVARLAGRDDVVVGSRAPETVPAGTPARLIDFEDPASLEEGFAGADTLLLISAGYGEDDVVIARHGAAIEAAEKAGVSHIVYTSLSAAGDHLAYALAHRWTERRLREGAASWTILRNGLYAELLATLAPAVDGRITAPLGSGRLAAVAREDLADVAALVATGASAHAGRTYELVGEEAVGGAELAAALTGATGGIVSYEPGTLAGAREAFTALGLPSFQVPMLVSTYSSIANGFMDATGGDLRELLGRAPRPALETIIGNLSG from the coding sequence ATGATTTTCATGACGGGGGCGACGGGCGCGCTGGGGCGGCTCGTCGTCGCGCGGCTGGCCGGGCGGGACGACGTGGTGGTCGGCAGCCGCGCTCCGGAGACGGTCCCCGCCGGGACACCGGCCCGCCTGATCGACTTCGAGGACCCCGCCTCGCTGGAGGAGGGCTTCGCCGGGGCGGACACGCTGCTGCTGATCTCCGCGGGCTACGGCGAGGACGACGTGGTGATCGCCAGGCACGGCGCGGCGATCGAGGCGGCGGAGAAGGCCGGGGTCTCGCACATCGTCTACACCAGCCTCAGCGCCGCCGGGGACCACCTGGCCTACGCGCTCGCCCACCGCTGGACCGAACGCAGGCTCCGCGAGGGGGCCGCGAGCTGGACGATCCTGCGCAACGGCCTCTACGCCGAACTGCTGGCGACGCTCGCGCCCGCCGTGGACGGCAGGATCACCGCGCCGCTGGGCTCGGGACGGCTGGCCGCGGTGGCCCGCGAGGACCTGGCCGACGTGGCCGCCCTGGTCGCGACCGGTGCCTCCGCGCACGCGGGCCGGACCTACGAGCTGGTCGGGGAGGAGGCAGTCGGTGGCGCGGAGCTGGCCGCGGCTCTCACCGGGGCCACGGGAGGCATCGTCTCGTACGAGCCCGGCACCCTCGCCGGGGCCCGCGAGGCGTTCACCGCCCTCGGCCTGCCGTCCTTCCAGGTCCCGATGCTGGTGAGCACCTACTCCTCGATCGCGAACGGGTTCATGGACGCGACGGGCGGCGACCTGCGGGAACTGCTCGGCAGGGCTCCCCGGCCGGCCCTGGAGACCATCATCGGGAACCTGTCCGGATAG
- a CDS encoding winged helix-turn-helix transcriptional regulator, whose protein sequence is MSVGHTAVTTEPVVSCGDEDCGIREVLDRIGDKWSVLVVVELAQGVRRFRELQRAVPGISQRMLTLTVRRLERDGLISRTVHAVVPPQVDYELTPTGHSLTHLVRALADWSAEHRDGIAESRRHWDAAHPGSGIR, encoded by the coding sequence ATGTCAGTGGGGCACACCGCGGTAACCACGGAGCCGGTCGTCTCCTGCGGGGACGAGGACTGCGGCATCCGTGAGGTCCTCGACCGGATCGGCGACAAGTGGTCGGTGCTGGTGGTCGTGGAACTGGCCCAGGGGGTACGCCGGTTCCGCGAGCTCCAGCGGGCCGTGCCCGGCATCTCGCAGCGGATGCTCACCCTGACCGTGCGCCGTCTGGAGCGCGACGGCCTGATCTCCAGGACCGTCCACGCCGTCGTCCCGCCGCAGGTCGACTACGAGCTGACCCCGACCGGGCACAGCCTCACCCACCTGGTGCGGGCCCTCGCCGACTGGTCGGCCGAGCACCGCGACGGCATCGCCGAGTCGCGCCGCCACTGGGACGCCGCCCACCCCGGCTCCGGCATCCGCTGA
- a CDS encoding pyridoxal phosphate-dependent decarboxylase family protein: MWNVEEFVRAAGVTVDELAAYVDESQRGAAPVIRRTPPRELAGRLGLARWIREGGMTPEGYAEFLRAYLAEGTRLHHPAQLGHQVAAPDFPAALADFVHGAHNNPMAIYEMGASAATVEFEVLRWMLGMVGFGDSGGGVLTHGGSLANLTALLAARAAAAPDAWTEGVPGDLALLAPVSAHYSLTRAAAILGLGERAVMPLDVDGLGRIDVARLPEALERVRRAGRRPMALVANACATGTGLYDDLRGIGEFCAANGVWFHVDGAHGVSALLSEGHRHLLDGIDLADSLIWDAHKMLRTSSLVAAVLTRREGDLDAAFRQRASYLFYGEQGFDLIGRTVECSKAELGLKVFLNLAWRGERGLGEYVASRYATAHRFWELARERPGFECPYEPESNIVCFRYGGGDQVDIRERLMDDGAFQLTSAEVGGVRHLRITVMAPATDDKTLEALLDRITEPEATADPR; encoded by the coding sequence ATGTGGAATGTCGAGGAGTTCGTACGCGCGGCGGGCGTGACCGTCGACGAGCTGGCCGCCTACGTGGACGAGAGCCAGCGGGGCGCGGCGCCCGTCATCCGCCGCACACCTCCGCGAGAGCTGGCCGGGCGGCTCGGGCTCGCCCGGTGGATCCGCGAGGGTGGGATGACGCCGGAGGGGTACGCGGAGTTCCTCCGCGCCTACCTCGCCGAGGGCACCCGGCTGCACCACCCCGCCCAGCTGGGGCATCAGGTCGCCGCCCCCGACTTCCCCGCGGCGCTCGCCGACTTCGTGCACGGCGCGCACAACAACCCGATGGCGATCTACGAGATGGGCGCCTCGGCGGCGACCGTGGAGTTCGAGGTCCTGCGCTGGATGCTCGGCATGGTCGGTTTCGGTGATTCCGGCGGCGGGGTCCTCACCCACGGCGGCTCGCTGGCCAACCTCACCGCGCTGCTCGCCGCGCGGGCCGCGGCGGCCCCCGACGCGTGGACCGAGGGCGTCCCCGGCGACCTCGCCCTGCTGGCCCCGGTGTCGGCTCACTACTCGCTCACCCGCGCCGCCGCGATCCTCGGGCTGGGGGAGCGCGCGGTCATGCCGCTGGACGTGGACGGGCTCGGCAGGATCGACGTCGCCCGCCTGCCCGAGGCCCTGGAGCGGGTGCGCCGGGCGGGACGGCGGCCGATGGCCCTGGTGGCGAACGCCTGCGCGACCGGGACCGGCCTCTACGACGACCTGCGCGGGATCGGGGAGTTCTGCGCCGCCAACGGTGTCTGGTTCCACGTGGACGGCGCCCACGGCGTCTCCGCGCTGCTCTCCGAGGGGCACCGCCACCTGCTCGACGGGATCGACCTCGCCGACTCGCTGATCTGGGACGCGCACAAGATGCTGCGTACCTCCAGCCTGGTCGCGGCGGTCCTGACCCGGCGCGAGGGCGACCTTGACGCGGCCTTCCGGCAGCGGGCCAGCTACCTGTTCTACGGGGAGCAGGGCTTCGACCTCATCGGCAGGACCGTGGAGTGCAGCAAGGCCGAGCTGGGCCTGAAGGTCTTCCTCAACCTGGCCTGGCGGGGCGAGCGGGGCCTGGGCGAGTACGTCGCGAGCCGGTACGCCACCGCGCACCGCTTCTGGGAACTGGCCCGCGAGCGGCCGGGCTTCGAGTGCCCGTACGAGCCGGAGAGCAACATCGTCTGCTTCCGGTACGGCGGCGGCGACCAGGTGGACATCCGTGAGCGCCTGATGGACGACGGCGCCTTCCAGCTGACCTCGGCGGAGGTCGGCGGGGTCCGCCACCTGCGGATCACCGTCATGGCCCCCGCCACGGACGACAAGACGCTGGAGGCGCTGCTCGACCGGATCACCGAACCGGAGGCCACAGCCGATCCCCGATGA
- a CDS encoding ATP-binding protein → MAAEPLRFASGGYEPHHPDGDGMSGREGRKRPNGRHRRGAPVSPAAPRHWDAASAACARQLDLLEPAWAVWYGPATRCFHAVALWLAPEPLIVYASTANDLRDVMRAAEQPSPPRLTHETRPTASAPPRTRESEHTPPALRGVTMPDVPDYPRTACWDVPHDPSAIAKIRALVDDTLNAWELRHLADDVVLVVGELLANAVVHGVAPATLSLRAGAGELHLQVTDHGPGQPRHLRLDTDALHGRGLTIVEALAHDSGITPLRDHPGKTVWARWWLPS, encoded by the coding sequence ATGGCCGCCGAACCCCTCAGGTTCGCGTCCGGTGGGTACGAGCCGCATCACCCCGACGGCGACGGCATGAGCGGGAGGGAAGGCCGGAAGCGACCGAACGGGCGGCACCGGCGGGGCGCACCCGTCTCTCCGGCCGCTCCCCGGCACTGGGACGCGGCCAGCGCGGCCTGCGCTCGGCAGCTCGACCTGCTCGAACCCGCCTGGGCCGTCTGGTACGGCCCGGCCACCCGGTGCTTCCACGCTGTCGCCCTCTGGCTCGCCCCCGAACCTCTGATCGTGTACGCGAGCACCGCCAACGACCTCCGCGATGTGATGCGCGCGGCCGAGCAGCCCTCGCCGCCACGGCTGACACACGAGACCCGACCCACCGCGTCAGCACCCCCGCGAACGCGGGAGAGCGAACACACCCCACCGGCACTCCGAGGAGTCACGATGCCCGACGTCCCGGACTACCCCCGCACCGCCTGCTGGGACGTGCCCCACGACCCCTCGGCGATCGCCAAGATCCGCGCCCTGGTGGACGACACGCTCAACGCCTGGGAACTTCGGCACCTTGCCGACGACGTGGTCCTCGTGGTCGGAGAGCTTCTCGCCAACGCCGTCGTCCACGGCGTCGCCCCGGCCACCCTCTCCCTGCGGGCCGGAGCCGGCGAACTCCACCTCCAGGTCACCGACCACGGGCCGGGACAGCCCCGGCACCTCCGTTTGGACACCGACGCCCTGCACGGGCGCGGCCTCACGATCGTCGAGGCCCTCGCCCACGACTCCGGCATCACCCCGCTCCGCGACCATCCCGGCAAAACCGTCTGGGCCCGCTGGTGGCTTCCCTCTTGA
- a CDS encoding helix-turn-helix domain-containing protein translates to MGGQRSTHDDDQWQSPQLRVLITAHDVGGVIRFARQLRSWKQADLGKASGYSASTISRLETGRRAGIDLQVLRRVAHAAGVPGHILSALINPVTVAETMGQPAKEDLMRRRTLLSAAGLAIPAHLLSRLDDALAIPPASSGPPLPEQIASRLAWARSRFDSGDLARLVADLPDLLALAHEAADSRRVDACAQAAACYDLATETLDKIGRYEASRITADRASVFAGLSGSPISMAASARSLGIVLRHEGRQKIADQLTLQATHRLEATGLGTPAHAAAYAQMLCTCAYNAAQAGDRDRALEMIKQAAHVTTRLPMRAIADQPFSIGPAYVSLYEIGVHWSLGDAGAALHAGRDVHPNQLATPERRGRLYTDLARAWWQWGKPEQTTVALLNAFRQSADEVRARPTIRAMAVTLINQHPRVAGVQTLAVAIGHRR, encoded by the coding sequence ATGGGTGGGCAACGAAGCACACACGATGATGACCAATGGCAGTCGCCACAGCTGCGGGTACTGATCACCGCCCATGACGTCGGCGGTGTCATCAGGTTCGCGCGGCAGCTACGGAGCTGGAAACAAGCCGACCTGGGGAAAGCCTCGGGCTACTCGGCATCGACGATCTCCCGGCTGGAGACAGGTCGGCGTGCGGGGATCGACCTGCAAGTGCTGCGCCGCGTCGCCCACGCAGCCGGGGTACCTGGTCATATCCTTAGCGCGCTGATCAATCCGGTTACGGTGGCTGAAACGATGGGTCAGCCCGCGAAAGAAGACTTGATGCGCCGCCGCACTCTGCTGTCCGCCGCCGGACTCGCCATCCCTGCTCATCTGCTGTCCAGGCTCGATGACGCGCTGGCCATCCCGCCCGCATCCTCCGGTCCTCCTCTGCCCGAGCAGATTGCCTCCCGTCTGGCCTGGGCGCGAAGCCGCTTCGACAGCGGCGATCTGGCCCGGCTCGTCGCTGATCTGCCTGACCTTCTGGCCCTGGCCCACGAAGCGGCCGATAGCCGGAGAGTGGATGCTTGCGCGCAAGCGGCCGCCTGCTACGACCTGGCGACCGAGACGCTGGACAAGATCGGGAGATATGAGGCGAGCAGGATCACCGCAGACCGTGCCAGCGTGTTCGCGGGCCTGTCCGGCTCCCCGATCAGCATGGCCGCCTCGGCGCGCTCCCTGGGCATCGTGCTACGCCATGAAGGCCGCCAGAAAATCGCCGACCAGCTCACTCTGCAGGCCACCCACCGCTTGGAGGCCACAGGACTTGGCACGCCCGCCCACGCCGCCGCCTACGCCCAAATGCTGTGCACCTGCGCCTACAACGCCGCACAAGCAGGAGACCGAGATCGCGCCCTAGAAATGATCAAACAAGCCGCGCACGTCACCACCCGGCTTCCCATGCGGGCGATTGCGGACCAGCCCTTCAGCATCGGCCCCGCGTATGTCAGCCTGTACGAGATCGGCGTGCACTGGTCCCTCGGCGACGCTGGAGCGGCCCTGCACGCCGGGCGCGACGTGCATCCCAACCAACTAGCCACCCCTGAACGACGCGGACGCCTGTACACCGACCTGGCACGAGCATGGTGGCAATGGGGCAAACCCGAACAGACCACGGTGGCCCTGTTGAATGCCTTCCGACAATCGGCCGACGAAGTCCGCGCTCGGCCTACCATCCGCGCGATGGCGGTCACCTTGATCAACCAACATCCTCGGGTGGCCGGTGTACAGACGCTGGCCGTCGCTATCGGCCATCGGCGCTGA